Below is a genomic region from Granulibacter bethesdensis CGDNIH1.
GCTGGCAGGGGAAGATGCTGAACATCCATCCCAGCCTGCTGCCCGCTTTTCCCGGCCTGCACACGCATCGCCGCGCACTGGAAACGGGGGTCAAGCTGCATGGCTGCACCGTGCATCTGGTCACGCAGATCATGGATGAGGGGCCGATCCTTGCCCAGGCCGCCGTACCGGTACTGCCGGACGATACCGAGGACGCTCTGGCAGACCGGGTCCTGGCCCAGGAACACGTTCTGTATCCCATGGCCCTGCGGAACTGGCTGGAACAGGACCGGAAAGCCGCTCCTGCGGATGCCGTGCTGCTCAATCCCGTGCCGTCAGCCTGACGTCACGCGTGCAGTCAGGCTCTTGCAGTCAGGCAACAGCAATTCTAGAAACACGATCAGTCATAGCCGATCAAACAAAACTGGCCCTCCCAAAGGCCAGCCTTGCAAGGGGGACGTCATGTCGCAGCCTTCAGCCACTTATGCCCGGGCGCCGATCACCAGCGTCGACGACCTGCTGGCCGACCGCAAGCGCGTTTATGCGCATTTCGTGACGGGTGCCAAGGTCGGGATCGCTGCGGTCGCCATCATTCTGGCGCTAATGGGCATCTTCCTCACCTGAGCGTTTGTCAGGGATTCATCCCATCAAAAAGGCCGGTGCCGCCTTCTGCGCGGACCGGCCTTTTTTTAGTGCCCCCGTCCATTCCCGCCCGGCACCAAAGCACAGGGCGGGAACATGCGGCGAAGCGTGATCAGGCGACGATTTCGCTGCCTGCGAAGAAATAGGCGATCTCGATCGCCGCGTTCTCGGCACTGTCGGAACCATGCACGGAGTTGGCTTCGATGCTCTCGGCGAACTGGGCGCGAATGGTGCCGGCATCGGCCTTCTTCGGATCGGTGGCACCCATCAGCTCGCGGTTGCGGGCCACGGCGTTCTCGCCTTCCAGCACCTGCACCACAACCGGGCCGGAGATCATGAAGCTGACCAGATCGTTGAAGAACGGGCGTTCGCGATGCACGCCATAGAACGCCTCGGCCTGGGCCTGGGACAGCTGAACGCGCTTCTGGGCGACGATGCGCAGGCCGTTCTCCTCAAACACCGCATTGATGCGGCCGGTCAGGTTCCGACGGGTCGCGTCGGGCTTAATGATGGAAAACGTACGCTCGATCGCCATGATGATCTGCCCCTGGGTCAGATAGAACAAGAAGATGAAATCCGGCCAAACCACCGGGCTTTCCTGACGCGGGCCATAGCCGCAAGCCGCAAGCCTTGCAACCCGTGCCCCGGCAACTCTCCCCCGCTGGCAACCCTCCTCCGCCAGCCATACCCCCCTATGACGGGGTATGGCTTGCCCTCAGCCCCGCCTGACCGGATAAGCGCATCCTATGAGCCTTCTGATCATCGACTCCCTCACCCTTCGCATGGGCGGCCGCGTCCTGTTCGATCATGCCAGCCTGACCGTAGAGGCCGGAAGGCGTATCGGGCTGGTCGGCCGGAATGGAGCAGGCAAATCCACCCTGCTGCGGACTATTGCCGGTGATCTGATGCCGGATGGCGGCAGCATCCGCCTGTCCTCCCGCGCCAGAATGGGCGTGGTGTCGCAGGAAGCGCCGGACGGTCCTGCCGGTCTGGTGGAGACCGTGCTGGCATCAGATACCGAGCGTACGAAATTGCTGGCGGAATCCGAAACCGCCCCGCCGGAGCGTCTGGCCGATATCCATGATCGTCTGCTGGCCATCGGCGCGGAGTCCGCCCCGGCCCGCGCCGCTGCCATTCTGGCCGGGCTGGGCTTCGATGCGGAGGCACAGTCTCGCCCTGTTTCCTCCTTTTCCGGCGGCTGGCGGATGCGCGTGGCGCTGGCCTCCGCGCTGTTTCTGCAACCCGACCTGCTGCTGCTGGACGAGCCGACCAACCATCTGGATCTGGAAGCGACACTGTGGCTGGAAAACTGGCTGCTGAAATTCTCCGGCGCGGCGCTGATCGTCTCCCATGATCGCGGGCTGCTGGACCGGGCGGTGCATGCCATCGCCCATCTCGATCGTGGTGGCCTCTCCCTGACCCCCGGCGGCTATAGCGAGTTCGTCCGCATCCGCACGGAGCAGATGGAGCAACAGGCCCGCGCCGCCGAAAGAATCGCCGCCCAACGCGCCCATATGCAGGCTTTCGTCGACCGGTTCCGCGCACAGGCCACCAAGGCAAGGCAGGCTCAATCCCGGCTCAAGGCGCTGGAAAAACTGCCGCAGATCGAAAGCGTGATCGAGGAAACGCCGATCCGCTTCGATTTTCCGGAGCCTGCCCGGCTTGCCCCTCCCATCCTGACGCTGGAGCGGGTCTGTGCCGGCTATGGCGATAAGCGCATTCTAAACAGTATCAATCTGCGCGTGGATATGGATGACCGCATTGCCTTGCTGGGGGCCAACGGCAATGGCAAATCCACCCTCGCCAAGCTGCTGGCCATGCGCCTGCCTCCCTTGGAAGGCGACGTCAAACACAGCGCCAAACTCCGCGTCGGTTATTTCGCCCAGCATCAGGCGGAAGAACTGGTCCTGTCCGACACGCCGGTCGATCACATGGCGCGCGCCCTGCCCCGCGCCCTGCCGCCTCAACTGCGGGCGCATCTGGCCCGATTCGGTCTGGATGCGGATCGCGCCGAAACACAGGTCGGCAAACTGTCAGGCGGCGAGAAGGCGCGCCTGCTGCTGGCTCTGGCCACCCGCGACGCGCCGCAAATGCTGATTCTGGACGAACCCACCAACCATCTGGATATCGATGCCCGTGACGCCCTGACCAGGGCATTGGCGGATTTTCAGGGCGCAGTGCTGCTGATCACCCATGATCCCGATCTGGTAGAGTTGATCGCCGACCGGCTCTGGCTGGTGGCAGACGGAACCGTCAGACAGTTCGACGGATCGATGGATGATTACCGCACCTATCTGGCCGAGCGCGCCCGTCCGGTGGTGAAGGCGGAGGCTTCCTCCCGCAAGGATGAGCGGCGTGAACGGGCCGAGGCCCGCGCCGCGAATGCACCACTGCGCAAAAAGGCCAGAGATGCAGAGGCGCTGATCGCGAAATTGACCACTGAGCGCACGAAAATAGAGGAAAAACTGGCTGATCCGGCGATCTATGCCGAGTCGCGCGTGGCGGAAGTCACCGCCGCCAATGCCCGTCTGGCCGCGATCGCCAAAGAAATCGACTCTGCCGAAGCCATCTGGCTGGACGCAGAGGAAGCACTGGCCGCCGCAGAAGGCTGAAACAAAAAGAAAAGGCGGCCTTCCTCCCGGAAAGCCGCCCCTTCAGACCCTGTTGACCACCGGGTGGATCAGACCTTTTCGACCTGCCCGTATTCCAGCTCCACCGGCGTCGAGCGACCGAAGATGGAGACGCTGACCTTCACGCGGCCCTTTTCCTCGTCCACTTCCTCCACCACGCCGTTGAAGCTGGTAAAGGGACCATCCGCCACGCGAATCTGCTCGCCGACCTCGAACAGCACGGCGGGACGGGGGCGTTCCACCCCTTCCTGAGCCTGCCGCAGGATACGGTCCGCCTCGGCCTCCGAAATCGGGGAGGGGCGGGTTCTGCTGCCGAGGAAGCCTGTGACGCGCGGTGTATCGCGCACCAGATGCCAGGTGTCGTCGGTCAGCTCCATCTTCACCAGCACATAGCCGGGGAAAAATTTGCGCTCGGCATTGACCTTCTGGCCACGGCGAAGTTCGACCACTTCCTCCGACGGCACCAGAATTTCGTCAAAATGATCGATCAGGCCGTTCTGAACGGCGGTTTCCCGGATCTGCTGGGCGATCTTCTTTTCAAAACCGGAATAGACGTGGACCACGTACCAACGCTTGGCCATCGGAAACCTCTCAACCCCCGCTCGCGAATGTCAGACTGATACCGAGTCCGGCAAGCTGATCGATCACGAAAAAAAACGCCGCCGCCAGGGTCGCCATTGCGAACACCAGACCGGTCGTCACCAGCGTCTCCTTACGGGAGGGCCAGGTAACCTTCGACACCTCGCTGCGCACATCGCGCAGGAATTTCGCCGGACTGGTCGCCACGCTTGGTTTGCTCCTCAGGAACGCCGCAGAATTACGGGTCAATACCATGCTGCTGCTGGCAGGGGTGGAGGGTCTCGAACCCCCAGCCTCCGGTTTTGGAGACCGGCGCTCTAGCCAATTGAGCTACACCCCTGCATCGCACGCAGGCACCGCATGTGGCGACCGGACAAGCCCGGCCACCCCGTGCGGGGCAGACGCGCTAGACACAATGACAGCGCCCTTATGTCAAGGGCCTAGTTGATAAAACAGCCGTCTTTATCCGCCGCAAAGCGCGTCATCCGCACGGATTTGCATCGAAACCGCGCCATCAGCGCAACCCGGCCATCCCGTGGTTTCAGGTCAGGCCCGTGGTTTCAGGTCAAGATTGTACAGGCACCCTCATCCGCACGGCTGACCAGACTTCGGAAATTGCCGAACAATTCTCTTCCAGTGCCGTATGCGCTGGTGGACAGATCATCCCGCACCGGCTCCCGCGCCATGAACGACACGGGGTCTTCCAGCACCTCCAACCGGCCATGCACGGCATCCAGCCGCAGGCGGTCACCATCGCGGATCAGGGCGATCGGTCCCTCCGCCGCCGCTTCAGGGGTGACATGGATCGCGGCGGGCACTTTGCCGGATGCGCCCGACAGCCGCCCATCGGTCACCAGCGCCACGCGATGACCACGATCCTGCAACACGCCCAAGGCAGGCATCAGCTTATGCAGTTCCGGCATACCATTGGCGCGCGGCCCCTGAAACCGCACCACCACGATGACATCACGATCCAGGGCCCCATTTTTGAACGCCTGCTGCATGGCTTCCTGCGTGTGGAACACCATGGCGGGTGCCTCAATCACGTAACGCTCCGGATGTACCGCCGAGGTCTTGATCACCGCTCGCCCCAACGGCCCTTCCAGCACGCGCAGGCCACCCGTCTGCGCGAACGGCTCCTCCACCCCGCGCAGCACGGCGGGATCGCCGCTGACCTGCGGGCCATCCTGCCATGTGACTGTGCCGGTCTCCGGATTCAGCCATGGCTCCGCCACGTAGTGCCGCAGGCCCCGACCCCAGACCGTCTCCACATCTTCATGCAGCAATCCGCCCCGCAACAGGGTGGAGATCAGGAACGCCATGCCGCCGGCCGCGTGGAAATGGTTCACATCGGCCTGTCCGTTCGGATAAACCCGGCACAATAACGGCACGATTTCAGCCAGATCGGACAAATCATCCCAGGTGAGGATAATGCCCGCCGCCCGCGCCATCGCCAGCAGATGAATCGTATGATTGGTAGAGCCGCCTGTTGCATGCAGCCCGACAATTCCGTTGACGAACACACGCTCATCCAGCATCCGCCCGAGCGGTGTCCAGTTGTCGCCATCGGCCGTCAGGGCCAGCGCCCGCGTGACCGCCTCCCGCGTCAGCCCGTCCCGCAGCTTCGTGCCGGGATTGACGAAGGAAGCACCGGGCAAATGCAGCCCCATGATCTCCATCAGCATCTGGTTGGTATTGGCCGTGCCATAAAAAGTGCAGGTGCCGGGACCGTGATACGATTCACTCTCCGAGACCAGCAGCGCATCACGCCCCACCTTGCCCTCGGCATAAAGCTGCCGCACACGGGCCTTTTCACTGTTGGGAAGCCCCGTGGTCATCGGACCTGCCGGAATGAACACCACCGGCAGATGACCAAAGGACAACGCCCCGATCAGCAGGCCCGGCACGATCTTGTCACACACCCCCAGACACACCGCCGCATCGAAGGTCTGGTGCGACAGCGCAATCGCCGTGGAAAGCGCGATCACGTCGCGAGAAAACAGGGATAGCTCCATCCCGTCCTCCCCCTGCGTCACACCATCACACATGGCCGGCACGCCTCCCGCCACCTGAGCTGTCGCTCCGGCAATCCGTGCAGCCTCACGGATCAGGTCGGGATAGGTCTCGTAAGGCTGATGCGCCGACAGCATGTCATTATACGCCGTCACGATACCGAGATTAGGTGCTTGCCCCTGCGTCATCACCTGCTTGTCGGTATGGGTGCAGGCCGCATAAGCATGAGCCAGATTGGCACAGCCCATTTTTTGGCGAGGCCGTTTCCGCGCCGCATCGGCAAGACGGTCCAGATAGGCCCGACGGGTCTCACGGCTCCGTTCGACAATGCGCTCAGTGATCTCCAGCAGACGCGGATGCGGGGTGCCAATTTGCATATTTTATGCTCCCTGCCCGCCCGGGTTTCTCAACGCACTGACACGGGCCGCGCTGCGTGACGCTTTCGCGGTGATCGCATCCCACGCCCCGGCCTCGATCTCGGCCGGCGTGGCCAGCCATGAGCCGCCGATGGCCACCACATTGGGCAGCGACAGCCATGCCTCGATCCCGTCCTCGGAAATGCCACCGGTGGGGCAGAAACGTGCCTCCGGGAATGGACCACCCAGCGCCTTGAGCGTCGCCATCCCGCCCGGCTCGGCAGGAAACAGCTTGGCAGCGCTGAAGCCGCGCTCGATACAGGCCATCAGCTCCGACGCGGTGCGGATACCGGGGACAAAGGGGAGGTCGGTCTCTGCCGCCGCATCCAGCAGAACCGGCGTCGCACCGGGGCTGAACGCAAAGCGCAATCCCAGTTTACGAGCCGTTTCCAGCTCGGCAGGGGTGGTGACGGTGCCGAGACCTACCACCGCCTCCGGCACTTCCTGCGCGATCACACGGGCGGCATCGAGGCCCGCTTTCGTTCGCAAGGTGACCTCCAGCATCCTGATCCCACCCGCCACCAGAGCACGGGCCAGCGGAACCGCATCCGCCACATTTCCAATCATCAGCACCGGAATAATCCCGGCTGTCTGCATCAGGGATGCAGGCGTTTCCTGTGTCATGTTTTCTTCCCCTCCAGAAATACCCATGCCAAAGTCCGGTTTCATGCGGCTGGCGGATCCTCTCCTCGACAGGCCATGCAAGGATCATGCTGCCCCCGCACGCATCCCCCATTTGCATCTCCTGGCACCTTCGCCCGATCCTGCTGGAATCATCCCACGCCGACCCGCATCAGCCTGCCCCCCTCCTGCCGCAACCAGGCCGTCGCCTGCGCACGATAGGGGGTCAGTTGTACACAAAGCGCCCAGAAATCAGCGCTGTGATTCATATGTTTCAGATGGGCGGTCTCATGGCCCGCCACATAATCCTGAACATAGGGCGGTGCCATGATCAGCCGCCAGCTATAAGCGATGCTGCCATCCGGCGCACAACTGCCCCAGCGCGACACTGTATCCTTGATGGAAACGCGACGCGGCTTCAACCCGGCAGCAGCCGCCTTGGCCAACGTCAAAGTCGAGAAACGCTTCTGTGCCTCCCGCCGCAGCCAATCCTGCACACGGCGCTTCAGAAACGCGGGATCACCGCTGACATGCAGCGTTTCGCCCTCCAGCCGCACCACGCCACGCGCCTGCCCGTCATGGCAGATGACCACCTCCCTGCCATTGAACGGTATTGTCGCGCCGTTCTGAAATAAAAGAGGCGGCGGCAGCATCGCCAGTTTTTCTTCCACCCACTCCGCATGGCGATAGAGCAGTTCCAGACCGGCCTTACGGCCGACACGGCCCGGCAAGGTCAGCACCGCATGGCCGCGCCGTGCATCAATACGCAGACTGATCCGCCGCGCCCGTACATTGCGGCGCCATAAGACAGGCACAGGCAAGCCGCCCGGCAGAGTTTCCGTCACGATAATGGCCGCAGAGGAAGCATCCAACCGCTCCGGTGCCGCCACCGGGCCAGCCGGTTTCGTCCGAAACAGCGGCAGCCTCATGACTCATCGGCCGTCTTGCCTGCCGGCTCCTGCCGGGGGCGGCGTGGACGGGGAAAACGACCGGGCCAGGAGACGATGTAATCCTCCAGCGGCCCGGCCTCCCGCTCATCAATCGCGCGGCCACGTACTGAAATGCCCGCCTGATGCACCGTCTCCGGATCGCCGGAGACCAGAGGATGCCACCAGGGCAGATCCTTGCCGTTGAGCACAATCCGATAGGCACAGCTCGGCGGCAGCCAGTCGATCTCCGCGACCAGAGCGGGGGTCAGGCTGATGCAGTCCGGCACCTTGCGAAATCGGGTGGCATAGCTGGTGCAACGGCAGCTTTGTGTATCCAGCAGACGGCAGGATACATTGGTGAAAGCCAGTTCCTCCGTCTCCTCATCCCTCAGCTTATGCAGGCAGCAGCGCCCGCAACCATCACACAAGCTTTCCCATTCCTCACGGGTCAGCTCGGTCAGGTGTTTGGTTTTCCAGAAAGGAAGGGCCTCAGTCATAAAACCAGTGATAAAGCCTTCCAGCCCGCACCGGTAGCCAAAAGAAGCTGATCTCCGCTATCTGTCCCCATGCATCCTCCCGGGCATGCCTTATTTTATCAGCGCGGCGGGGGCAGGGTCTGCTGCTGAACCGGTGCCAGTCTGGTAGGGCCGCCCGTTACCGGGGCAGGCGCATAGGCTGGCTCCTGCGTCTGGGTCGGCTGCCCGGCCGCAACAGGCGCGGCGGCTGCCTGACCTGGCGTGCCATAGCGCGCAAGGATGGTGCGCAGCGGGTCGGCGCCGGGATTATTGACCTGCATCTGGATCACAATCTGCCGGGCGGCCAGAGCCTGTCCGTAATAGGCGCGGTTGGCATCCGTATCGGTGGTCAGGAAAGTCCCGTTCAGCGCGACGCTTCCGAACAGACCACGGGATTTGGAGAACCCGATAATATCCGCCCGCAATGCGGCAGTCACATCACCCTCTACCCCCGCTCCGAACGTCGCCACGGACAGGGAGGCATCGCCGCCGAACTTGAACTGCTTGTCCATGATCGCGCTCAAGGCCTTGTCATTCATGATCATGAGCATGATCTGGCTGTCCTGAATCCCGATCTGAAGCCCGAAGCTGACGCTGGACATCGAAAAGAAAGCCGGGGCAGACCATGATCCGGCCCCATCACGCGCCGACAGGACGCAGCTTGCGCCGGCCCCGCCGAAAATAAAGGCCGCCCGGAAGGATTGCGGGCAGATCATCACCGCCCGCGCCCGTTTCAGTGTGTTGATGCGATCACTGGAATGAGCCGGCCCCAGCATGTCCTGCACCGTCAGCGTTGCACGGTCGACAATCGCCTGCTGCTCGGACTGCGCGTGCGCTTCAGCGGACAAACCAAGGGAAGCCATACCCAGAAACACCGCAAGCACATAGCGTAACATCAAGCAATCTCCGCATCTTAAGAGACGAAATTGCAGCAGTTTCGCATCTTTTTGGCAAGGTTGGGCCGAATCTCCACCCACCTTCCTGCCTTTTTCAACCAGCGCCGTCATGGGAATGGTAAAACCACACATGGCCGAAAGGGACAGAGGTTCGTTTAAAATATGATGGTATCGTGTGCAGTAATAATTCCAAGAGCGAGAAATCTGTTTTAATCTGGCTGCAATGAACCTTTTATTCTCCGTCGGGCGGCACGTTGTTGCCGATGCAGGCAACCATGCCAGACAGTATCCCCATGCCTGATCCGCAGCGGTCCTTTCTGCGACGTGCGCACGCCGCCATGCGGGACGACTGGTCCGGCAGCACCGGTTCTGCGCCCGCTGTTCCGACCCTGCCCGGACTGCCGAAATTCCATCAGGCCAGCCTGCTGGTAGTCGGCGATGTCATGATGGATGAATACATCAGTGGACCGATGCGGGATGGCTTGCAGGAACCGTCCCTGCGCGTACTGCGCGCTGATGAGGAAATGGCCGTTCCGGGAGGAGCCGGCACTGTGCTGCGCTGCCTGACCGCGCTTGGGGCCGCTGTCGCCTTTGTGTCGCTGGTCGGTGATGACCAGACCGGCTCCGACCTCACCGGGCTGGTCGGCAGCCAACCCGGTGTAGAGCCCTGGCTGCTGGTTGAGGGCGGCCGTATCACAACCCGCAAAACCCGCTATATGGCGGATGGTCAGCAAATTCTGCGCGTTGATCGTGAAATCCGCGAGGATATTCAGGATCGGCTGAGTGACAGGCTTCTACGGATTGCCCGCGATGCCATGGCCGCAACCTCGATTACCGTACTGGCCGATTACGGGAACGGCCTGCTGTCCGGTCCGGTGATTTCCGGTATTTCGCTGGCTGCCCGCGCGGCAGGCCGTCCGCTGGTGGTCGCCCCCAGCCTTGGCCGCTCTGTGCTGTTTGCCGGGGCTGATATTATCGTCCCCGGCAGACGCGAATTATCTCATGCCACCGGGCTGGCCTGCGAAACGCCCGAGCAGGTCGAAATTGCCGCAGCCGAATTGCGGGCACGGTTCGGGCATCGTGCCGTTATGGCCCTGCGACAGGATGGCGGCCTGACTTTGGCAGATGAATCCGGAACCCGGACCCTTGACACCATTGCGGGGGAAAAAGCCCGCCTGTCTGGCGTGACAGAAGCCGTCGTGGCAACCGTCAGTGCGGCGCTGGCCGCTGGCTGCGCCATCGAACGCGCAGCGGAACTTGGCAATATCGCCGCCGGTCTGACTGCCACACGCCTCCGTCCCACCACCGTGCCGCAACCTGCCGAGCTGGCCGCTGCCATAGCCTGACGCGGAACCCCGCTATTCCACCAGATGGGCCGCCATGAGAGAGGAGCGCAAATCAGGGTCCAGTGCGGCTGCCAGTCTGCCAGCAGCCAGACGCGCATAGGTCAATGTCAGACTGCGGCGCCGGGCCGGCGCCATGGCCCTGCCTTCCTGTGCAGGGCGGATGATTTCCGCACCATGGCTGTCAGCCACGATGATCCCGACATCGTCCGGCAGCAAAGAAAGCGGAAAATCGAGATCGACCGCAAAAAACAGGGCATCCGCATAAGCGTGATACTCTCGCCACTTGCGATCCGTCATGAAATCGCGGCTGCCGGACTTGATTTCAATACAGACAAAGCTGCCGTCACCGCGCAGGGCCAGAATATCGGCCCGACGGCCATTGGGTAGCGGAACCTCATGCAGGGCGGCCCAACCAAGCATAGCGCAAAGCCGTCCCAACTGACGACGAATATGCGCGGCCCGTAAAGGAAAGCTTAACTCCACCCTGCCAAAATATCCCCCTTCCCTGATGGAGAGAAGAGGGTTTTTCTTTTGTTCCTCACCCCGAAGGACCGCCCGCTTTACCCGATGCGGCTGATCAGAGCCTGTGTCAGTTCCCTGGTTTTGGCGGTTCCCCCCAGATCAGGGGTACGGATGCCATCCTCCAGGGTCGTGATACGGATGGCATTACGCAACCTGGTTGCCAGATCAGTCTTGCCGACATGGTCCAGCATCATAGCCGCCGCCAGCATCAGCGCCAGCGGATTGGCGATTCCTTTACCGGCGATGTCGGGGGCCGAGCCATGGACCGCTTCGAAAATCGCTGCCTGCTTGCCGATATTTCCGCCCGGGGCAAGACCAAGCCCACCGATCAGCCCGGCAATCAGATCAGACAGAATATCGCCGAACAGATTGGTTGTGACGATGACATCGAAGCGACCGGGATCGAGTACCAACTGCATCGCGCAGGCATCGACGATTCTTTCCTCGAAAGCGATACGGCCCTCATATTCCTTGGCGATTTCCTTGCCTGCCTCCAGAAAGATACCGGTCAGCGCCTTCAGGATATTCGCCTTGTGGACCAGCGTGACCTTCTTGCGGCCATTCTGCATCGCGTATTCAAAGGCGTAGCGAATAATCCGGTGACAGCCCGTGCGGGTGTTGAAGCCCGCACACATCGCTACGGCATGGGGGTCGTCACCAATCGGCATATAATGCTCGAACGCGGCATAGAAACCATCGAGATTCTCGCGGATCAGGGTGATATCGACATTCTCGAACCGTCCACCCGGGATCAGGGTCAGCGCAGGGCGAACATTGGCGAACAGTTCGAATTCCTTGCGGAGCTGCACGTTGACCGAGCGGTATCCACCGCCCGTGGGAGTCGTCAGCGGACCTTTAAGCGCCAGCTTGTTATGATGAATACTCTGGATCGTTTCACGGGGCAGCGGATCACCCACCCGGGCGATAGCCGCCATACCGGCATATTGAGAGTCCCATTCAAACGGAGAACCGAGAGCGTCCAGCACGCTGACGACAGACTCGACAATCTCGGGACCAATGCCATCGCCCGGAATGAGGGTGGCCGGGATTTTGGTAGTCTGGCTCATTCGCCTGCTCTCCTGCACGTCCGTGACGGGCGATTGTACCAGAAGGCATGCAAAGGGGAATGACCGGGAGGTAATCTAGGCCGTCTCTTCCTCCAACACGCTCAAATCCTGCGTGTGCTCCGGCCCTTTCAAGGCGAAGATTGCGGAAAACAGGGTCGATGCCGCAATATTCAAAATCAACGCATAGACCGCCGCATAGCCCGGAATCGTCCAGCTACCCAGATGTAATCCGTATGTGGCGCCCTTGAAGCCGGTTTCCGCCACCATCCATGTGCCTGATACGATTCCCACAGCCCATCCGGCCAGCAAAGGCCAGGAACGGAAGAAACGACTGTAAAGCCCCAGAAAGATCGGGGGTGCCGTCTGAATGATCCAGACCCCACCCAGCAGTTGCAACTGGATCGCGTAATCTTTCGGCATGAAAATGATGAACACCAGCGCACCAAGCTTCACCAGCATGGAAACGAATTTCGCGATCCCTGCTTCCTCGGCATCGGTGCAATTGGGACGCAGGAACTCCCGCCAGACATTGCGGGTGAAAATGGCCGCCGTCGCGATAGACATGATCGCTGCCGGCACCAATGCCCCGATGGCAATGGCCGCAAACGCCACGCCGACAAACCAGGAGGGAAAGGATGCCTTGAACAGCTCCGGCACCGAAAGCTGGGGTGAAACAGTCAGTCCGACAGCAATCGCCATGAAACCGAGCAAAGCCAACAGTGCCAGCGTAAAGGAATAGGCCGGCAGGATTGCCGCATTGCGCCGGATAGCATCCGGACTGCTGGCACTGAGCACCCCGGTCA
It encodes:
- a CDS encoding aa3-type cytochrome c oxidase subunit IV; translation: MSQPSATYARAPITSVDDLLADRKRVYAHFVTGAKVGIAAVAIILALMGIFLT
- the edd gene encoding phosphogluconate dehydratase; this encodes MQIGTPHPRLLEITERIVERSRETRRAYLDRLADAARKRPRQKMGCANLAHAYAACTHTDKQVMTQGQAPNLGIVTAYNDMLSAHQPYETYPDLIREAARIAGATAQVAGGVPAMCDGVTQGEDGMELSLFSRDVIALSTAIALSHQTFDAAVCLGVCDKIVPGLLIGALSFGHLPVVFIPAGPMTTGLPNSEKARVRQLYAEGKVGRDALLVSESESYHGPGTCTFYGTANTNQMLMEIMGLHLPGASFVNPGTKLRDGLTREAVTRALALTADGDNWTPLGRMLDERVFVNGIVGLHATGGSTNHTIHLLAMARAAGIILTWDDLSDLAEIVPLLCRVYPNGQADVNHFHAAGGMAFLISTLLRGGLLHEDVETVWGRGLRHYVAEPWLNPETGTVTWQDGPQVSGDPAVLRGVEEPFAQTGGLRVLEGPLGRAVIKTSAVHPERYVIEAPAMVFHTQEAMQQAFKNGALDRDVIVVVRFQGPRANGMPELHKLMPALGVLQDRGHRVALVTDGRLSGASGKVPAAIHVTPEAAAEGPIALIRDGDRLRLDAVHGRLEVLEDPVSFMAREPVRDDLSTSAYGTGRELFGNFRSLVSRADEGACTILT
- the eda gene encoding bifunctional 4-hydroxy-2-oxoglutarate aldolase/2-dehydro-3-deoxy-phosphogluconate aldolase, coding for MKPDFGMGISGGEENMTQETPASLMQTAGIIPVLMIGNVADAVPLARALVAGGIRMLEVTLRTKAGLDAARVIAQEVPEAVVGLGTVTTPAELETARKLGLRFAFSPGATPVLLDAAAETDLPFVPGIRTASELMACIERGFSAAKLFPAEPGGMATLKALGGPFPEARFCPTGGISEDGIEAWLSLPNVVAIGGSWLATPAEIEAGAWDAITAKASRSAARVSALRNPGGQGA
- a CDS encoding M48 family metallopeptidase — encoded protein: MRLPLFRTKPAGPVAAPERLDASSAAIIVTETLPGGLPVPVLWRRNVRARRISLRIDARRGHAVLTLPGRVGRKAGLELLYRHAEWVEEKLAMLPPPLLFQNGATIPFNGREVVICHDGQARGVVRLEGETLHVSGDPAFLKRRVQDWLRREAQKRFSTLTLAKAAAAGLKPRRVSIKDTVSRWGSCAPDGSIAYSWRLIMAPPYVQDYVAGHETAHLKHMNHSADFWALCVQLTPYRAQATAWLRQEGGRLMRVGVG
- the nusG gene encoding transcription termination/antitermination protein NusG, whose product is MAKRWYVVHVYSGFEKKIAQQIRETAVQNGLIDHFDEILVPSEEVVELRRGQKVNAERKFFPGYVLVKMELTDDTWHLVRDTPRVTGFLGSRTRPSPISEAEADRILRQAQEGVERPRPAVLFEVGEQIRVADGPFTSFNGVVEEVDEEKGRVKVSVSIFGRSTPVELEYGQVEKV
- the purN gene encoding phosphoribosylglycinamide formyltransferase — encoded protein: MTRIAIFISGRGSNMRSLVSAARAPGFPGQVVLVLSNDPAAAGLDFARKAGIEALCVDHRPFGKDRQAHEQAIDEALHARGIELICLAGYMRLLTPCLVDRWQGKMLNIHPSLLPAFPGLHTHRRALETGVKLHGCTVHLVTQIMDEGPILAQAAVPVLPDDTEDALADRVLAQEHVLYPMALRNWLEQDRKAAPADAVLLNPVPSA
- a CDS encoding ABC-F family ATP-binding cassette domain-containing protein, with product MSLLIIDSLTLRMGGRVLFDHASLTVEAGRRIGLVGRNGAGKSTLLRTIAGDLMPDGGSIRLSSRARMGVVSQEAPDGPAGLVETVLASDTERTKLLAESETAPPERLADIHDRLLAIGAESAPARAAAILAGLGFDAEAQSRPVSSFSGGWRMRVALASALFLQPDLLLLDEPTNHLDLEATLWLENWLLKFSGAALIVSHDRGLLDRAVHAIAHLDRGGLSLTPGGYSEFVRIRTEQMEQQARAAERIAAQRAHMQAFVDRFRAQATKARQAQSRLKALEKLPQIESVIEETPIRFDFPEPARLAPPILTLERVCAGYGDKRILNSINLRVDMDDRIALLGANGNGKSTLAKLLAMRLPPLEGDVKHSAKLRVGYFAQHQAEELVLSDTPVDHMARALPRALPPQLRAHLARFGLDADRAETQVGKLSGGEKARLLLALATRDAPQMLILDEPTNHLDIDARDALTRALADFQGAVLLITHDPDLVELIADRLWLVADGTVRQFDGSMDDYRTYLAERARPVVKAEASSRKDERRERAEARAANAPLRKKARDAEALIAKLTTERTKIEEKLADPAIYAESRVAEVTAANARLAAIAKEIDSAEAIWLDAEEALAAAEG
- the secE gene encoding preprotein translocase subunit SecE, with amino-acid sequence MATSPAKFLRDVRSEVSKVTWPSRKETLVTTGLVFAMATLAAAFFFVIDQLAGLGISLTFASGG
- the ndk gene encoding nucleoside-diphosphate kinase — protein: MAIERTFSIIKPDATRRNLTGRINAVFEENGLRIVAQKRVQLSQAQAEAFYGVHRERPFFNDLVSFMISGPVVVQVLEGENAVARNRELMGATDPKKADAGTIRAQFAESIEANSVHGSDSAENAAIEIAYFFAGSEIVA